One window from the genome of Equus asinus isolate D_3611 breed Donkey chromosome 29, EquAss-T2T_v2, whole genome shotgun sequence encodes:
- the LOC139042477 gene encoding brain acid soluble protein 1-like, with amino-acid sequence MGIAEREEAAAAEEEEEEAQEEEALEAEEEEEEEEEAAEEEEAEAEEEEEAGLGRQHEPSAAAAAPLGCARGEAPPGRGRGAAGAARGSGRPRVDGERPPPRLARAGREGADSVGAEPRAAARPPGRRPRAPPAPAARARAPAAARRLPRRRDRPAARAAPPPPAGLGAAPAAARSSPGRAARRPTF; translated from the exons ATGGGGAT TGCGGAgcgggaggaggcggcggcggccgaggaggaggaggaggaggcccaggaggaggaggcgttggaggccgaggaggaggaggaggaggaggaggaggccgcggaggaggaggaggccgaggcggaggaggaggaggaggccgggCTCGGGAGGCAGCATGAGCCGAGCGCGGCGGCCGCGGCTCCTCTCGGCTGCGCTC GAGGCGAGGCGCCTCCGGGACGGGgccggggggcggcgggggccgcGCGGGGCTCGGGCCGGCCGCGGGTGGACGGGGAGCGGCCCCCCCCGCGCCTCGCCCGCGCCGGCCGGGAGGGCGCTGACAGCGTGGGCGCCgagccccgcgccgccgcccggccgcccggccgccggccccgcgcgccgcccgcgcccgccgcccgcgcgcgcgcgcccgccgccgcccgccgacTCCCGCGGCGCCGGGACCGACCCGcagcccgcgccgcgccgccgccgccagccggGCTCGGCGCCGCTCCAGCCGCCGCCCGCTCCAGCCCCGGCCGCGCCGCGCGCCGCCCCACGTTTTAG
- the COMMD3 gene encoding COMM domain-containing protein 3: MELSEFVQKGVQRLADPGSFDSNAFTLLLRAAFQSLLDAQADEAVLDHPDLKHIDPVVLKHCHAAAATYILEAAKQSADKSTLSTYLEDCKFDRERIELFCTEYQNNKNSLEILLGSIGTSLPHITDVSWRLEYQIKTNQLQKMYRPAYSVTLNVENTDSQSHPEISFRCNMEQLQDLVGKLKDAAKSLERATQL, from the exons ATGGAGCTCTCGGAGTTTGTGCAGAAAGGCGTCCAGCGGCTGGCCGATCCCGGCTCCTTCGACTCCAACGCCTTCACGCTTCTCCTCCGGGCGGCTTTCCAGAGCCTGCTGGACGCCCAGGCGGACGAGGCCGTGTTAG atcACCCAGACTTGAAACATATCGACCCAGTGGTTTTAAAACATTGTCATGCAGCAGCTGCAACTTACATACTGGAGGCAGCAAAGCAAAGTGCTGACAAATCAACTCTAAG cacttATCTAGAAGACTGTAAATTTGATAGAGAGCGGATAGAACTGTTTTGCACAGAATATCAG aataATAAGAATTCCCTAGAAATCCTACTGGGAAG TATAGGCACGTCTCTGCCTCATATAACTGATGTTTCCTGGCGTTTGGAATATCAGATAAAG ACCAATCAGCTTCAAAAGATGTACAGACCTGCATATTCGGTGACCTTAAATGTAGAG aaCACTGATTCCCAATCCCACCCAGAGATTAGTTTTCGTTGCAACATGGAACAGTTACAG GACTTAGTGGGGAAACTTAAAGATGCTGCCAAAAGCCTGGAAAGAGCAACTCAGTTGTAA
- the BMI1 gene encoding polycomb complex protein BMI-1: MHRTTRIKITELNPHLMCVLCGGYFIDATTIIECLHSFCKTCIVRYLETSKYCPICDVQVHKTRPLLNIRSDKTLQDIVYKLVPGLFKNEMKRRRDFYAAHPSADAANGSNEDRGEVADEDKRIITDDEIISLSIEFFDQNRLDRKVNKDKEKSKEEVNDKRYLRCPAAMTVMHLRKFLRSKMDIPNTFQIDVMYEEEPLKDYYTLMDIAYIYTWRRNGPLPLKYRVRPTCKRMKISHQRDGLTNAGELESDSGSDKANSPAGGMPSTSSCLPSPSTPVQSPHPQFPHISSTMNGTSSSPSGNHQSSFANRPRKSSVNGSSATSSG, translated from the exons ATGCATCGAACAACCAGAATCAAGATCACTGAGCTAAATCCCCACCTAATGTGTGTGCTTTGTGGAGGGTACTTCATTGATGCCACGACCATAATAGAATGTCTACATTCCT TCTGTAAAACATGTATTGTGCGTTACCTGGAGACCAGCAAGTATTGTCCTATCTGTGATGTCCAAGTTCACAAAACCAGACCACTACTGAATATAAG gtcAGATAAAACTCTTCAAGATATTGTATACAAATTAGTTCCAGGGCTTTTCAAAA ATGAAATGAAGAGAAGAAGGGATTTTTATGCAGCTCATCCTTCAGCCGACG CTGCCAATGGCTCTAATGAAGATAGAGGAGAAGTTGCAGATGAAGATAAGAGAATTATAACTGATGATGAGATAATAAGCTTATCCATTGAATTCTTTGATCAGAACAG aTTGGATCGGAAAGTAAACAAAGACAAGGAGAAATCTAAGGAGGAG GTGAATGATAAAAGATACTTACGATGCCCAGCAGCAATGACCGTGATGCACCTGAGGAAGTTTCTCAGAAGTAAAATGGACATACCTAATACTTTCCAG aTTGATGTCATGTATGAAGAGGAACCTTTAAAGGATTACTATACACTAATGGATATTGCCTACATTTATACCTGGAGAAGG AATGGTCCGCTTCCTTTGAAATACAGAGTTCGACCTacttgtaaaagaatgaagatcAGTCATCAGAGAGATGGACTGACAAATGCTGGAGAACTGGAAAGTGACTCTGGGAGTGACAAGGCCAACAGCCCAGCAGGAGGCATGCCCTCCACCTCTTCTTGTTTGCCTAGCCCCAGCACTCCAGTCCAGTCTCCTCACCCTCAGTTCCCTCACATTTCCAGTACTATGAATGGAACCAGCAGCAGCcccagtggtaaccaccaatcctcctttgcCAATAGACCTCGAAAATCGTCTGTAAATGGGTCGTCAGCAACGTCTTCTGGTTGA